Proteins from a single region of Nomia melanderi isolate GNS246 chromosome 9, iyNomMela1, whole genome shotgun sequence:
- the CPR27 gene encoding cuticular protein 27, producing MRLPVLSLLFCAGLALAQHNQYQVTTPVPILKQINKHNEDGSYSYGYEAADGSYKIESKYPTGEVYGKYGFVDDTGSIREVEYGASRRGFEPAGAGINVPPPTLTGNSIANPNEPEDDGQYREDPSVYYTDPRFTNGERYEPSPRQPLIQKPQRPLPAPIYNPPRYPPRVQYQPKPQYQPEYQPQYRSQYQPQYQGQQQRSVYPAAPIQSGPQGRPAPNVDPNAGLASYTVNYRR from the exons ATGCGACTTCCC GTACTGTCTCTCTTGTTTTGCGCTGGCCTTGCGCTCGCCCAGCACAATCAGTACCAAGTAACCACACCGGTGCCCATTTTGAAGCAAATAAACAA GCATAATGAAGACGGTAGCTACAGTTATGGCTACGAAGCAGCGGACGGTTCTTATAAAATCGAATCGAAATATCCCACCGGCGAAGTTTACGGGAAATACGGTTTCGTTGATGATACTGGGAGTATTCGCGAGGTTGAGTATGGGGCATCCAGGCGAGGCTTTGAACCGGCTGGAGCCGGAATAAATGTTCCTCCGCCAACGTTGACCGGAAATAGCATCGCTAATCCTAACGAACCCGAGGATGACGGACAGTATAGAGAGGATCCCTCTGTTTACTATACTGATCCCCGATTTACTAATGGAGAACGCTATGAGCCGTCCCCTCGTCAACCATTGATCCAGAAACCACAACGGCCACTTCCGGCACCAATTTACAATCCACCCAG GTATCCTCCCCGTGTGCAGTATCAGCCGAAGCCGCAGTATCAACCGGAATATCAACCGCAGTACCGATCGCAATACCAACCGCAATATCAGGGCCAGCAACAACGGTCTGTTTATCCGGCCGCCCCGATCCAAAGCGGACCCCAAGGTCGTCCGGCGCCCAACGTCGATCCCAATGCCGGGCTAGCCTCTTACACGGTTAATTACAGGCGATAA